The DNA window CTTGATAGCCAATTTAAGTCTCCTAAGTTTGTACCACAGAATGTACATATGACTCCCTCTAGCTGGCTTCATCTAAGATTCAGTTGCCATTTCCTTAAAACCAGTCAGGTCAGCTAAGTAATTGTTAAACTTAAAATGGTTCTGCTTTTTCTGCCTGTCCTCAGGGCCTCTAATATGCAGAAGAGAATGATCTGATATATTGGGGGAAGGATTGTCAGGGTATGATTGCTATGCTGATGGAACCACTGAACATTGTAGGTAGCTCTATCAATCCTAGAATATATAGTCCCAATAGAGTGCTTATTTGACCATGTGAAGAAATCTCCTAAGCTAACTCAATTTTATTCATCAGATTGAGTAAGTCAATGTATTCATTCTCACTCACTAGCTTGCCCCCAATCTTTTCTTGACCTTTTGCTACATTATTAAAGTCAACAATGACACACCAAGGCCCAGCCTTAGTATCATGGATTTCTCAATAATCTTCCATAAGGCCTTCCTTCTCTCTTATTGGTTTGTGTGCATAGACTACAGTTAACCAGTATTGAAAATCCCCAGTAATAGTATAGACACCACAATGTATATGTTGGCAAGAGAGGCTAAAAACTTCAACTCAACCCTAGTATAATCCTTATTGATCCAAATTCTGCCATTAGGGTGAGTAGTGGAATTATCCAGCCAACAATCAGTCATTCTAGGCTTGTCTCTAACTTTGGTAATGTTATTCTTCTTTACTCTAGTTTCAATCAATATGCAAATGGTAGGTCTAAGATGCAAGAGATGGGAGCTAATCTCTTTAATTTTACCTACCTTATTTAGCCCCCGTATGTTCCAAGATAAAATCATGGTCCCCTATCTATGGATACTAAAGGTTCTTTCAAATCCTCTAGTACCTGAAAACCATTTAAGTAAGGAATTCCAGATACTTTACCTGTTAGAACACTTGATTTGCCTATATCTCTACTTAGTTTAGTGCTCATGTTCCAGGTCTCTTCATCATTAGCCGCATCTATGTTATTATTAACTCTTTTAGGAGTAGTGACAATCTCCACAAAAGGCCCTACAGATTCTGTATGTGGCTTTTCCTCAAGTGTGTCTACTTTAGCTTTAGGTTGCCACtgttttctcttgttttcgaactCACAATTATGTCCCACAATCTAACATTTATCACAATATCTGGGTCTCCATTCGTATTCAACCTTTTGGGTAATTGTATTTCCACCATTTTCCTCAAGGTCTATctcatcaagaagcttttgagtgATGTCTACCTCCACCAATATCCTTGCATATGAAACACATAATTTGATGGCAATACATTCATCTGTCACTAAGTGGGTACCAAAGGCACTTGCTATCTTACTCAAGTTTTCTTCTCCCTAGAGGTGGAGGGGAAGCATTGGCAGCTTGATCCAAATAGGGAGGATTTTGAGCATATCCTTCTTGAGGTTGAACCCTGGTCTCCATTCCTTCAGAAGCATTGGCATTCCTATTATGATGTAGGGGCTTTTCATCATTACAACATCCTTATCATCACTAGTTTTGAACCTTAGGATGAAATATCCTTCACCATGAAAGTACATATCTGGAAGTTGAATGAAGTTCCACATCTTCTCCATATAGTTCTTAACTGTGTGCATACTCAGATCTTCACCAAGGACATACATGATTAAAGAATTACTCCAGAATTGCATCTCCAAATTTGCATCAGCTTCGTCGATTTCGATTTCTGCTCTTTCGTTAATCACACTAGGGGTGCATATTTCATCACCAGACCCTTCGCAGGGTTGCGATTTTCACTGAGGATACCCACATATAGGTTTTTCTCCACAACCTTGTCCTTCGATTTAGTAGTTTGGTCATCTTTAAGGGTTTCATCAGGGGTTTCTCCATCGTTACAGCTAGCACCTTTGATACTTTCAGTTGTTTGATTGCTCGTCTTCACAGTCTATATCTCCGGTTGGGGCTCCAGAGATGGGTGAGTCGTCGACGTCGAAGGCACCGGAGTTTTCGGTGGTCGCCCTCAATTATGCCTTTTCgccagagagagagagagagagtcatatatatatattggctttttttgatattattaaattagaattgtttaaaaataaaattaaaattaaaaattaacttagtatttaaaaaataaaaaataaaacccgACGTGACAACCCAgtcacatttttaaaaaaaaaaaaaccgatttaaaaataatattaacagaaggactaatataTTTCAGAAATACAATTACCCTTAAAAGTATAATGTTTAAGGGTAATATTGTTGCATTAAGATGCCTATAAACTTTTTTAAAACGGATGATGAAGTActattattcatttatttttaagagGTTAAAGGTGGTGCACTCacagtgtaaaatttttttacgctgtcatccaatagaaacaaatcgttttgccatgtcatataattttttttaaaattacagtctgatttgtcctgattcatggtcgtgattgattgacagtgtaaaacttttttacactgtcagtgcatcacccattttttctatttttaaatacaCCGAAATTGCAAAATGCCATAAGAATAAAGTGACTCGTTCCTCCCGAAAAGATAGAGGTGTGAATAGAAGATCTCAAATATTAATAAGTAAACCTTATCTACAAAATCTACACAAATAACTAGGGGTGGCAATCAAATCCGTTAAaccaaaatccatccaatccatccactaaattatccatccaatccatccattatagaAAATATTACTTAATGGATTGGATCTAATCCATCCATTTAAAATTATGGATGGATTCAATCCATCCAACAAATTTTGAAAATCCATTGGAttatttgattcttttattttaattttaatagacaatatttttaatcaaataaaaatttatttatgttaaaataaaaacGTTTCTCTCGTAAATTTATTTAATGgacaatatttttaattagtatttAAATGCTTGTAACTCATTTAACGGTGTTATTTCATCCTAAAATTCTTTTGTTGCTTTTGGAAAAAGTCAAACGCGTCCTTACCAATGCACTTGTCTCTCAAACTGGAATAAAAGCTTTATAGTCATTactctgttttttaactttggcTATATTTCACTAAAATGAAATTTGTGTGTTTGTATTTAAAATTAACTTGTAATCAGAAAATTAATTGTATTCTACTAAGAATAATGTaatcagaaaaaaaaaacttgtattATGCTTGTTTGATTTTCTATCAAGGCCCTGAACGAggtgtatatatataattaaaaattagttaaaggaaatataaaagaaaaaacaattttctttgtaaaaatagaaaaaaaattctaaaaaatataaaattaattttatggatggatggatatccatccgtTCAAAATagcttaatggatggattggatggattatattttttaatggatggattggattggattttttaaaataaattttagtggatcataatggattaatggattatttggatccatccattaacaatccaatccatatccatccaatccatccattttgccaccccatACAAATAACAGTCCAGAGCCCCAACCAACACTAAACCAACCCACTCAATCATTTCTCAACACAACACAATAATTTTAGGCGGGAATTACAAATTCAGAATGCAACATCCCAATTCTCCCTCCACACCGCCGTCAACCGCCACCGCTCCCCGCAAAATCGGCATAGCAGTCAACCTCTCCGACGAGGGCGCATATACCATCATATGGGCAGTCAAACACTACCTACGACAAGGCGACACCGTGGTCCTCCTCCACGTCTGCACCACTACCCACGaccacaccaccaccaccgcCAACAACCACCACATCGACGAGATGAAGAAAATCAAAAACTATTTTCACATGTATACAATTTCTAGAGTGAACGATTTCGCGGAGCCTTTACGCCAGGCGCAGATTCCTTACAACGTCCACATTGTGATGGATCGCGAGATTAAGGAGCGTCTCTGCTCTGAGATCTGTGGTATCAATCTCAGCGCACTCATCATCGGAAGCCGCGGAAGTGTCGGTGACTACTGCGAGCTCTATTGCGTCTGTCCGGTTGTAGTGGCTCGGTATTCCGATGGAAAGGATGTGGAAGAAGATGTAGTCTCCACTGCTAACTCTGTAGTTGGAAACTTTTCTGTAAACTCCGTGGCTGAAGATTCGACTGCCAATTCTGTGGCTGAAATGTTCACAGGAGATTTTGTGATGGCGCCGCCGAAGGCAACCTATGTGGAAGAAATTGATGAGATTATGCGTCTAAAGAACGAAGGTCTACTTAGCAGAGGTTTGTGGTTATATACTTTagactttttctgttttgaagcaTTTGAAGGTTGATTTTGATGCTCACACATTGTGATTTAttgattgattttgtttgtttttttgtttttgttgaatttgatgCTTGCTTGTTATTGGAATAGAGATAGTGTGAGAATAGTAGATAATCGCGACGGCTTCATGAAAAGGAATTAGGTTTAGGTTTTGATTTTGGTAAATTTTAGTGAAATATGAATGAGATTTTGAGGTTTTGTGTAAAGTCAATGTTAGGTATTTGATGAAAAATTTCAATTGCTTTCTAGGAAGTTCTTGCTACTGCATAGAATTCGTTTGTGAATGTGATAACTTATTTGAGTATCTTTGCTGTATTGTGATTTGTGACTCTTAAAAGCTTGAATTCTATTCAGATTCGTGAGCTAGATGGTATTTATTTAGTGTAAAACATGGCTTAGGGAAGAAAGGTTCTTAACATTATCCTGCACTTTCCCTGGTTCATTGTTAGTGTAAACTTTGAGGCCTACAATGGTAAACGCGGTGATCCATGTTAGTGGACCACCTTTTCACTATGGTCCTTTGAACCTCTCCCTGCAATGGCAACAAACCATATATTTTGGACCCTTTCGAGTTTATAGTTAGTCAATTTTTTGATAATTCGTCACATTTACCTGTTGTGGGTAGTTTCGTTAGAGAGAGCAAGAAACTTCTATCAATGTCTTTACAACCATGCAAGACACACTTATGGGAAGAATGTCTATCATGGTAGAATTAGCCCAttttaaggatgaagaaaatatAAAGGTAGTAGAAAACAAGGGCATAGATTTAAAGTTCAAGGAATTGGAGATCCCCTTCAACGACACCTCTGAGATGATTGAGAGACAACACCGAGACACATCTGAGATGATTGAGAGACAACACCGAGACACATCTGAGATGATTGAGAGACAACACCAAGATCGTTAAACATTATGTAACATGATTATAGAATCACATATAATTAGTTAAGATAATGTTGGAATGTTGTAGACTTGCAATTGTTGTTCAAACTAGGCGTTATGTACATGTCGTTATTAAAACTAGGTGTTATGTACAGGTCATAAACTTGTTGTTATTCAAATTATCATCAAGTTAATTGTAATCCTGTTCTTAACGTTGAGAGAAAATCTTTCTGGCATTCAATTGTGCAATCTTCTCTTATATTCTAATCTTATCAAATTCTGTTAAGTATTTATGCTTGAATCGACCATCTGATAAATCCTGACCATTCAGGCGACCTCAATGAACTCATGGATAGAGCCTACGATCAAATCCTAGAAGAAGAGCTTATGGGCgacagtgatgaagaactcctgATGAGTTTACTTGAGAATGAGAGGCGACAACAATCCCATACCTCCACTAGGCGCAAACGTGCAAAGCGTGCCAAGCATAGACATACTTAAAAaggtaattaatttttaatgcatATACTATAAGTCTATAAGTCAACTTCAAAAGGTAAATGTGCAGATAAAAACTAGAAGTTAGTTTTACGTTGTTTAGATCAAGTGTTTATTCATCGAATTAGTTCATGccataaaagcatatgtttataCTTTAAATTTGCCTTATTGATTGTTGCTTTTTCCTTTTCAATTCATTTTGTTTGCACATATAAACTGGTTGCGAAAGTGAAGTTTGACTTCCTAATTGTTGGTAGGTTTTGGGCAGATGATTAGCAGGAGTCTGATCACCCCTTGCTTCTGTCTATGAAGTTGTACATTTAAACCTTAAAGTTTTTTTCCTTACTTGTTTCTGCTTTTGGTAGTTAGTATTTATATATACATGTTAAAAAAGTTAAGTTTCATAGTTATAAATTTATGCTCTTTTGCTCTCTTATGTAAGGGTTGAAACAACTGGATCTAaactttttttttgtgtgtgctTGTTTCATTGCAGAATGTATCTGACTTTAAAGGATTTGCAACATGGTTGTTGAGTGGGTTCTTTTCTTTTCCTGTTATGTATCTAAAGCATTTCTTGCATATGAAGTATGGAAAGTTTAAGCATGCATTTGCATGGCTTGATGTGGACTCTGGAGGATGTTgaaatattgtttatttttcttttgtaatgTTGTATGTATTGAACCATACTCCTTTATGTAGTTTAGCCTTAGGGGTTATTCTCTCTACTGCGTCTGCATGTGGGAGATCACATTATCACAATGAGCATTCTAGTATTTAACTTATTCCATATATGTTGTTTGACAATTctaattagtttatatttctatttttttctgaGAAAGAACTCATATTTCTATTTAGTGGAGTACTATTTTGTGTATTAAATAAAAAGTTGAATTGTTTGATTAATCAATTATGTGATGTGAAATAGATTGAACAGGCTGTGTTGTCCTTTCTATTGGTGTCTTTGTTTCAAAACAGGTCCTTGACGCTCCTTTTACTTTGGAAGAAACAGCGCATACTATGTGTTAGAACTCTTGAATGACTTGACAATTACActctctgttttttattataagtcgttttagaaaaatattttgtatttaaatataagtcgttttataattccaatgaataattaatgttgttttttctattatatccttaaatatttattattctctttcctttcaattatataaatttatctttcacatgtcattaatgaaagataattttgtaaaaatcttcatagtttctcattttcatacaacaattattatttttcttaatctgtgtgaaaagtttaaaatgacttataataaaaaacggagagaGTATGTTTTTAAGTAGCAATTATTATATTACCAGGAGTGGTTAATAGGGAACTATTATATTATTAGGagcattaatatttttattatttatgtaaTGTTGTGTTTAGAATAAATAGGGGGAGATAGAAGTAATGATATAAATGAGATGGGCGGAGGTGAATGATGCATTCTCGTTTCCGCCCTTGAATAGACAATTTCTTTATCTATCTTCAACCTTTTTAGAAATTCGTGCGAAATTTTTAAAACGCccctatatttcggaagtgcaacTCTGaaattaccttttttttttagaaaaataagatgttttcagaaatacatctccgaaatcacctttttttagaaaaaatgtgatttcggaagtgcatctccgaaatattgtctgatgcagaaaacaaaaaacaaatgaacaaaatttcgatttatcataaataatcgaaattacaaagatagatcaacatgaaattaaagttacatattgttaaacacgggtagttgaggatgtgtcaacattttgataacgtcgactctcgatctttgaagtttcgcatccaactcgatcggacccttcgaagaaaatcggtcaaaAGTTGTCCACAAAATCGCTAAATCTTTGTCGTTCTTGacttcaaatggggtgaactggacgtctccctcgtcgttaagcgaagacgagcggtactcaagcttgacaaccttccaATTTTCTGGGTATTGCGAGAGAGTTATGCGACGAGATTAAATCTGCGaatggcgtgtcgcgcgagaacctaaattggaacgacatcgggtaaCCACTGCTGAAGTATACAAAAgaaaggtgggggtaggtttgtgtcattgctGTTTGTGGCTTGATGTTGATTAAAATGTATAGGTTCATTATTTATAGACTTCTTGGAGTAATAatgacccaacaaaccttatctttcaatcagtggatgtttcggaaatgcatttccgaaataagccTGAATCTTCAAATTTTCGAAAGTGCATTTTCGAATTAAGCAGAAACAGAACTGAAAAAATACATTTTGCTGTGTGCAGTCTGTTTTATGAAATTCTACAAATAGAaccaaatgacaacaagtaaatgAGAATGACATAAACATTGACAACATTAAATATAGGTATATTATGTATGTATTGAATCAGTTTGATTTTACATTCTAGACggcaatacatacaaaaaatgacacacatccggtcattacaaacaaaaaagatCCGGTATAATCTAAAATGCCCCGAACGATCCGTCGGCGCTTAAATCTAAAACCGGTAAGTTCTTCGACCTCTCTCTATTTTCCTCCcgctcttgcttcatcatttgttcaaactccgccattctttcaAAAAATTGATCCGGCCAAGCATCTGCCTCTTTTGTATGATGTGCAGTCCACTGACAAGAGATAGCCggaataggacaccccggtttcaaaaaaactttcacaaagtggcgcgatcttagatacccgatacaAATGATACGGCCGGACGCGTCCAAAGGTGGGCGACTATGAAGCGGAAAAAATGTCTCCGAAAATCCAAATCTCGTCAAACCGACACACACGGTCGCACGCACTTGCTATAAGATGGcccatctcggggaatgacatccactttgaAATCGGTGCGTGTGCGGTTAGTGATGGAACAAGGGAATCATGAACTTTatcaaagttttcttgatttccattgtcggaccttaatatCACAAtgtcaaatccaagtttactagcttcattTCGAATCAAATCTAGCACATGTTCACGACAAATGAAAGTCATATCATTTGTAAATTATGGTCGAACATCCACCGCAGCGGTGATGGTTTTAACATCGTTAACCGACTCATTAGGCTTAGCATCTACGTTGACCTCTTCCAGGACTACTAACTCATCCCTGACAATATTGTccagatgcaccatacctaaaatATTCAAGATACATCAATGctgttaaaacaattttttcaaaTTCTGTATCAgagcttatttcggaagtgcacttccgaaatttgttaggtggtctatttcggaagttcatttctgaactGACGCAGTTTTCTTCATCTACAAATCAGCAACACTATAGTGGAATAAGAGATGAAATGAAGAttatttacctcaaattgtagctttctatgccctCTTTAGTATGATCAACCACTTGAAACTCGACTTGGAGACTAAAGATGGATTGAAAATGAtggaggttttggagagggtttgagttgttgtttggagaaaaatgaatgaaatagtgaaggaag is part of the Vicia villosa cultivar HV-30 ecotype Madison, WI linkage group LG2, Vvil1.0, whole genome shotgun sequence genome and encodes:
- the LOC131648024 gene encoding universal stress protein PHOS32-like, which produces MQHPNSPSTPPSTATAPRKIGIAVNLSDEGAYTIIWAVKHYLRQGDTVVLLHVCTTTHDHTTTTANNHHIDEMKKIKNYFHMYTISRVNDFAEPLRQAQIPYNVHIVMDREIKERLCSEICGINLSALIIGSRGSVGDYCELYCVCPVVVARYSDGKDVEEDVVSTANSVVGNFSVNSVAEDSTANSVAEMFTGDFVMAPPKATYVEEIDEIMRLKNEGLLSRGDLNELMDRAYDQILEEELMGDSDEELLMSLLENERRQQSHTSTRRKRAKRAKHRHT